Proteins encoded by one window of Emticicia oligotrophica DSM 17448:
- a CDS encoding DUF4199 domain-containing protein: MKKLILTNGLIAGVLISVFTVCSIAYCYASGNFEGNMVLGYAAMILSFSFVFVGVKKFRDEQNDGTLTFGKGFITGLYISLIASSIYVLTWLIDYYFFIPDFLEKFSQQSLTKMKGSGASTSEISAAIEQMEGYKKMYASPLGVIFLTYMEILPVGLVVSLISALILKRK; encoded by the coding sequence ATGAAAAAGCTTATTCTAACCAATGGCCTCATTGCAGGCGTTCTGATTTCAGTTTTTACAGTATGTTCTATCGCCTATTGCTATGCTTCGGGCAATTTCGAAGGAAACATGGTGCTGGGTTATGCCGCCATGATTTTATCCTTTTCGTTTGTGTTTGTAGGTGTAAAAAAGTTTCGAGATGAGCAAAACGATGGAACGCTCACTTTCGGTAAAGGTTTCATAACGGGCCTTTATATTTCACTGATTGCTTCTTCAATATATGTGCTTACATGGTTGATTGATTATTATTTTTTCATTCCAGATTTTCTTGAAAAATTTAGTCAACAATCGCTTACGAAGATGAAAGGTAGCGGAGCCAGTACAAGTGAAATTTCGGCCGCCATCGAACAAATGGAAGGTTATAAAAAAATGTATGCGTCGCCATTGGGAGTTATTTTCTTGACTTACATGGAAATCCTACCCGTAGGTTTGGTGGTTTCACTCATCAGTGCATTGATTTTGAAGCGGAAGTGA
- a CDS encoding ROK family protein, translating to MKALWGVDLGGTKIEGVVMNAETNEILVRKRIPTEASKGYEHIISQVVKLIDSIKEEINIEPKAIGFSTPGTTDPTTQTMKNCNTTSMNGKPMKADLEKALGVPVELANDANCFALAEATMGIVKDVLPNAKVVFGVILGTGVGGGVVINGQILPGRHGIGGEWGHNFFEEDGVMCYCGKTGCNENVFSGPALQQYYKKLSGNDLTMKEIYELHQAGTDPHATATLNRLIKSFGRAISSIVNVIDPDAIVIGGGVGNIDMIYEAFPEELKNWIFNSRKVETLFLKPKLGDSAGVFGAIELVRGY from the coding sequence ATGAAGGCACTTTGGGGTGTAGATTTAGGCGGCACAAAGATTGAAGGCGTGGTAATGAACGCCGAAACCAATGAAATCTTAGTAAGAAAAAGAATTCCGACCGAAGCCAGCAAAGGCTATGAGCATATCATTAGTCAAGTAGTAAAATTGATTGATTCTATTAAAGAAGAAATCAATATTGAACCTAAGGCCATAGGGTTTAGTACGCCCGGTACGACCGACCCAACTACGCAGACCATGAAAAACTGCAATACGACTTCAATGAATGGAAAGCCCATGAAAGCCGACCTCGAAAAAGCACTTGGAGTGCCAGTTGAACTGGCGAATGATGCTAATTGCTTCGCCTTAGCCGAGGCTACCATGGGTATTGTGAAAGATGTATTACCAAATGCTAAAGTTGTATTTGGTGTAATTCTCGGCACGGGCGTAGGTGGTGGAGTAGTAATTAATGGTCAAATTTTACCCGGCCGCCACGGCATTGGTGGAGAATGGGGACATAATTTCTTTGAGGAAGATGGTGTGATGTGCTATTGTGGGAAAACAGGTTGTAATGAAAATGTGTTTTCGGGCCCTGCCTTGCAACAATACTACAAGAAATTGAGCGGAAATGACCTTACGATGAAGGAAATCTACGAACTTCATCAGGCAGGAACCGACCCGCACGCAACAGCTACGCTCAATCGTTTGATTAAATCTTTCGGGCGAGCTATTTCTTCTATCGTGAATGTAATTGACCCCGATGCCATTGTGATTGGTGGTGGTGTGGGCAACATTGATATGATTTATGAGGCCTTCCCAGAAGAATTAAAAAATTGGATTTTCAATAGTCGCAAAGTTGAAACACTTTTCCTAAAACCAAAACTCGGCGATAGTGCAGGTGTCTTTGGTGCAATTGAGTTGGTTAGGGGGTATTAA
- a CDS encoding head GIN domain-containing protein → MKRSFFLLLTALVGVFGLSSCETYIIEGNGIVQTEYRRMAYFNRIELYFPAEVILRQGPTKDIEITAESNLINYVRSRVSGNSLVLEDNGRLRSSNNVKIFIQVPDINAVYVSGSGRVISDNKIFTNNMKLRLSGSGLIDMALDVKNDLVTELSGSGLIYMEGDTYNGIYDVSGSGKIESFEMYADNSDILLSGSGRCETTALKNLDVKISGSGSVWFKGNPRISRSISGSGKIYDAN, encoded by the coding sequence ATGAAACGTTCATTCTTTTTATTATTGACAGCCCTTGTGGGAGTATTTGGTCTGTCATCGTGCGAAACCTATATCATTGAAGGCAATGGAATTGTTCAAACAGAATATCGCCGAATGGCCTATTTTAATAGAATTGAGCTTTATTTTCCAGCAGAAGTCATCTTGCGTCAAGGCCCTACTAAAGATATTGAGATAACTGCCGAGAGTAATCTCATCAACTACGTAAGGAGTAGAGTAAGTGGAAACTCATTAGTTTTGGAAGATAATGGCCGTTTACGAAGTTCAAACAATGTAAAGATATTTATACAAGTACCCGATATAAATGCCGTTTATGTTTCGGGAAGTGGCAGAGTAATTAGCGATAATAAAATCTTCACAAACAACATGAAATTACGTCTTTCGGGCAGTGGTTTGATTGATATGGCTTTAGATGTAAAGAATGATTTGGTAACCGAATTGAGTGGTTCGGGACTCATCTACATGGAAGGTGATACTTACAATGGTATTTATGATGTATCGGGCAGTGGAAAAATCGAATCATTTGAAATGTATGCCGATAATTCTGATATTTTGCTCAGCGGTTCAGGACGCTGCGAAACAACAGCTCTAAAAAATCTTGATGTAAAAATTTCAGGTAGTGGTAGTGTTTGGTTTAAAGGAAATCCACGAATAAGTAGATCAATTTCTGGCTCAGGAAAGATTTACGATGCTAACTAA
- a CDS encoding valine--tRNA ligase: MAEISKTYNPKEIEDKWYKYWIENQYFKSKPNPDKEPYTIVIPPPNVTGVLHMGHMLNNTIQDVLTRKARMEGKEACWVPGTDHASIATEAKVVAMLKEQGINKADLTRDEFLKYCWEWTEKYGGIILQQLRKLGASCDWDRTRFTMEPSLYDAVIEVFVDLYNKGDIYRGHRMVNWDPQAKTTVSDEEVIMKDVQQKLYYIRYDGDEGSITIATVRPETIMADAAICVHPEDERFKHLIGKKVRIPLINREITIIADDYVEMEFGTGCLKVTPAHDQNDYALGQKHGLEIIDILTDEGKLNEKAQILVGEDRFVARKKIAKLLVESGNLVKEEEYKSTVGTSERTGAIIEPKLSLQWFLKMKRVSEPALENVMNDTIQLIPPKFKNTYSYWMENVRDWCISRQLWWGHRIPAFYMPDGTCIVAKDKKEALKIARDKYQLFALSETDLTQDEDVLDTWFSSWLWPISVFDGFKNPDNEDINYYYPTNDLVTAPEILFFWVARMIIAGYEYKGTYPFKNVYLTGIVRDKQGRKMSKSLGNSPDPIELIEKYGADGVRTGMLFSSPAGNDLPFDEKLCEQGRNFSNKIWNAFRLIKGWETSSEAAPASNKLAVSWFSSKMNKSVAEILDHYNKFRMSDALMSTYNLIWDDFCSLYLEMIKPAYIDGKGLPIDQETFDATLEIFDELMRLIHPWMPFISEELWQSIKDRKENDSICLATFPKGGEVNESLLADFELLLEIVSTVRNTRNSKQISPKEALPLAVKTDNQARYEALAGLIKKMANVSDIQYISEKTDGVSFVIKGDELTINLGSNINVDEERAALQKELDYTLGFKKSTEAKLSNERFVQNAKPEIIEKERQKLADADAKIKALEEAMAKLG; encoded by the coding sequence ATGGCAGAAATCAGCAAAACTTACAATCCGAAAGAAATAGAAGACAAATGGTACAAGTATTGGATTGAAAATCAGTACTTTAAGTCGAAGCCAAATCCCGATAAAGAGCCTTATACAATCGTGATTCCTCCGCCAAACGTCACGGGGGTGTTGCACATGGGGCACATGCTTAATAATACGATTCAAGATGTTTTGACTCGTAAAGCACGTATGGAAGGAAAAGAAGCTTGCTGGGTGCCGGGTACTGACCATGCTTCTATTGCGACCGAAGCTAAGGTTGTGGCGATGCTGAAAGAACAGGGAATCAATAAAGCTGACCTTACTCGCGACGAATTCTTGAAATATTGCTGGGAATGGACTGAAAAATACGGCGGAATTATCTTACAACAATTACGTAAGTTAGGTGCTTCGTGCGATTGGGATAGAACTCGCTTTACGATGGAACCAAGTCTTTATGATGCCGTAATTGAGGTTTTTGTTGATTTATATAATAAAGGAGATATTTATCGTGGACACCGCATGGTAAACTGGGACCCGCAAGCCAAAACTACGGTTTCGGATGAAGAGGTAATCATGAAAGATGTTCAGCAGAAGTTGTATTACATTCGTTATGATGGAGATGAGGGCAGTATCACGATTGCTACTGTTCGCCCCGAAACCATTATGGCCGATGCAGCTATCTGCGTACACCCTGAAGATGAGCGTTTTAAGCATTTAATTGGTAAAAAAGTCCGTATTCCACTCATCAATCGTGAGATTACTATTATTGCTGATGATTACGTTGAAATGGAGTTTGGAACAGGATGTTTGAAGGTAACACCTGCACACGACCAAAACGACTATGCCCTCGGACAAAAACATGGTTTAGAAATCATTGATATTCTAACCGATGAAGGTAAGCTAAACGAAAAAGCTCAAATTTTAGTAGGTGAAGACCGATTTGTTGCTCGTAAGAAAATTGCTAAGTTATTAGTTGAATCTGGTAATTTGGTGAAAGAAGAAGAATACAAATCGACAGTGGGTACATCGGAGCGTACAGGAGCGATAATCGAGCCAAAATTATCATTACAATGGTTCTTGAAAATGAAACGTGTTTCAGAACCTGCTCTCGAAAACGTAATGAATGATACGATTCAGTTGATTCCACCAAAATTCAAGAACACTTATAGTTATTGGATGGAAAACGTAAGAGATTGGTGTATCAGTCGCCAACTTTGGTGGGGCCACCGTATTCCTGCGTTTTACATGCCAGATGGTACTTGTATCGTTGCAAAAGATAAGAAAGAGGCATTGAAAATTGCCCGTGATAAATACCAGTTATTTGCTTTGAGCGAAACCGACCTTACGCAAGACGAAGATGTTTTGGATACTTGGTTTAGCTCGTGGTTATGGCCAATATCGGTGTTTGATGGTTTTAAAAATCCTGATAATGAAGATATTAACTATTATTACCCAACCAATGATTTAGTAACTGCTCCAGAGATTTTGTTCTTCTGGGTAGCACGTATGATTATCGCTGGGTATGAGTATAAGGGTACCTATCCTTTCAAAAATGTTTATTTAACGGGTATCGTAAGAGATAAACAAGGCCGTAAAATGTCGAAATCTTTGGGTAACTCACCAGACCCAATCGAATTGATTGAAAAATACGGTGCTGATGGTGTGCGTACAGGGATGTTGTTTAGTTCTCCAGCAGGAAATGACTTGCCATTCGATGAAAAACTTTGTGAACAAGGACGTAATTTTAGCAATAAAATTTGGAATGCCTTCCGCTTGATTAAAGGTTGGGAAACGAGTTCAGAAGCGGCTCCAGCGAGTAATAAACTAGCTGTTTCTTGGTTCAGTTCGAAGATGAATAAATCGGTGGCCGAAATTCTTGACCATTACAATAAATTCAGAATGTCAGATGCCTTGATGAGTACATATAACCTCATTTGGGATGACTTCTGTTCATTATATTTAGAAATGATTAAGCCAGCCTACATTGATGGCAAAGGCTTACCAATTGACCAAGAAACATTCGATGCTACACTCGAAATTTTTGATGAATTGATGCGTTTAATTCATCCTTGGATGCCATTTATTTCAGAAGAATTATGGCAATCAATTAAGGATAGAAAGGAAAATGATTCAATTTGTTTAGCTACATTCCCGAAAGGAGGCGAAGTAAATGAAAGCCTTTTAGCTGATTTTGAATTGCTTCTTGAAATCGTTTCAACGGTTCGTAATACACGTAATTCTAAGCAAATTTCACCCAAAGAAGCATTGCCATTGGCTGTAAAAACCGATAACCAAGCTCGCTATGAAGCTTTAGCTGGTTTGATTAAAAAAATGGCGAATGTCTCTGATATTCAATATATTTCTGAAAAAACAGATGGGGTAAGTTTTGTCATTAAAGGTGATGAACTTACGATAAACCTAGGTAGTAATATTAATGTTGATGAAGAACGTGCTGCTCTTCAAAAAGAACTTGATTATACTTTAGGCTTTAAGAAATCGACTGAGGCAAAATTATCAAATGAGCGTTTTGTACAAAATGCAAAACCAGAAATTATTGAGAAGGAACGCCAAAAATTAGCGGATGCTGATGCAAAAATTAAGGCGTTAGAAGAAGCAATGGCGAAATTGGGCTAA
- a CDS encoding magnesium chelatase, with protein MAFDKNILKIKTLGELKASGYKPKSIKQELRDNLVEKLKNKETVFPGIWGYEDTVIPEVEKAILSMHHINLLGLRGQAKTRIARLMVNLLDEYVPVVEGSELNDDPLEPLSRFAKDLITEKGDDTPISWLPRAERYNEKLATPDVSIADLIGDVDPIKAATLRLPYSDERVIHFGMIPRSHRCIFVINELPDLQARIQVSLFNILQEGDIQIRGFKLRMPLDIQFVFTANPEDYTNRGSIVTPLKDRIDSQIVTHYPKSIEIGRKITEQEAIIKDGQKKIVVNDILKDLVEQIAVEARQSEYVDAKSGVSARMTISAYENLLSSAERRALINGEKNINARLADIYGAIAAINGKIELVYEGEVEGPVYVAQSLIGKAIRTEFLKYFPNPEAVKKKKSGKNPFQQVSNWFGEGNIIDFDNDLTDREYRARLKTIEGLEELVESYHQHLAENDKLFMMEFALHGLAEYSLISKQNLDTGLQFKDLLDSMFDPNKMNFGDDDEDDFR; from the coding sequence ATGGCTTTCGATAAGAATATTTTAAAGATAAAAACACTCGGCGAACTAAAAGCTAGTGGTTATAAACCAAAATCTATCAAACAAGAACTTCGAGATAATTTAGTTGAAAAACTTAAAAATAAAGAAACGGTTTTTCCCGGTATTTGGGGATATGAAGATACCGTAATTCCAGAAGTTGAAAAGGCAATTTTATCCATGCACCACATCAATCTTTTGGGTTTGCGTGGACAAGCAAAAACACGTATTGCTCGCCTAATGGTAAATCTTTTGGACGAATATGTTCCAGTTGTGGAAGGTTCCGAACTCAATGATGACCCACTTGAACCACTTTCTCGATTTGCAAAAGATTTGATTACTGAAAAAGGCGATGACACGCCTATTTCTTGGTTACCTCGTGCAGAACGTTATAACGAAAAATTGGCTACGCCTGATGTCTCGATTGCCGATTTAATTGGTGATGTTGACCCCATTAAGGCAGCAACTCTACGCTTACCCTATTCCGATGAACGTGTGATTCATTTCGGTATGATTCCACGCTCCCACCGCTGTATTTTTGTAATTAACGAATTGCCAGATTTACAAGCTCGTATTCAAGTTTCGTTGTTTAATATTCTACAAGAAGGCGATATTCAGATTCGTGGATTTAAACTTCGTATGCCTCTCGATATTCAATTTGTTTTTACGGCAAACCCTGAAGATTATACGAATCGTGGAAGTATCGTAACACCGCTCAAAGACCGTATTGATAGCCAGATTGTGACTCACTATCCGAAATCTATTGAAATCGGACGAAAAATTACCGAGCAAGAAGCTATCATTAAAGATGGTCAAAAGAAAATCGTGGTTAATGATATTCTAAAAGATTTGGTTGAACAAATTGCAGTTGAAGCACGCCAAAGCGAGTATGTTGATGCCAAAAGTGGCGTTTCTGCTCGTATGACCATCTCTGCTTATGAAAATCTATTAAGTTCGGCTGAAAGAAGAGCATTAATCAACGGAGAAAAAAATATCAATGCACGTTTGGCTGATATTTACGGTGCCATCGCTGCCATCAATGGTAAAATAGAATTAGTCTATGAGGGTGAAGTTGAAGGCCCAGTTTATGTAGCTCAAAGTTTAATCGGAAAGGCTATTCGAACCGAATTTTTAAAATATTTCCCTAATCCCGAGGCTGTAAAGAAAAAGAAATCGGGTAAAAACCCATTCCAGCAGGTGTCAAATTGGTTCGGCGAAGGAAATATCATAGATTTTGACAATGACCTTACAGATAGAGAGTATCGTGCAAGACTAAAAACCATTGAGGGTTTAGAAGAATTAGTAGAAAGTTATCACCAACACTTAGCTGAAAATGATAAACTTTTCATGATGGAGTTTGCCCTGCATGGCTTAGCAGAATACTCGCTCATCAGCAAGCAAAATTTAGATACTGGTTTACAATTCAAAGATTTATTGGATAGTATGTTCGACCCCAATAAAATGAATTTTGGTGATGATGACGAAGATGATTTTAGATAA
- the nagA gene encoding N-acetylglucosamine-6-phosphate deacetylase — MQTIIINATVHTGTEILQNQAIIIENGKISASEQKPDAKIIDLKGKHISAGFIDTHINGGEKFHFTQNANEETIADIYESSLKLGTTHVLPALITSPHENILRGIDATRNFLSKNPNTGVLGIHLEGPFLNLAKRGAHLAQYIRKPSNQELEEIIKYGKDVIKLMTIAAENFTPEQIEMLLESGINISLGHSNATYKEAKSAYNQGIKLCTHLYNAMTQMGHREPGVVGATFDSPEVYAPIILDGFHCDYAAARIAYKIKQDKLFLISDALFVGEKVKQFQWGEFDAYLENGQYRNSEGNLAGAAVSVGDCVKNAIVKVGIPLEEAIKMATIRPAKALKLENEIGQIKEGFPAKFVVFDETLKSFEPLFL; from the coding sequence ATGCAAACAATTATCATTAATGCCACTGTCCATACAGGCACTGAAATACTTCAAAATCAAGCAATTATTATAGAAAATGGTAAGATTTCAGCATCTGAACAAAAACCTGACGCAAAAATAATTGACTTAAAAGGTAAACATATCTCTGCTGGTTTCATTGATACGCATATCAATGGTGGAGAAAAATTTCATTTTACTCAAAACGCCAATGAAGAAACCATAGCTGATATTTATGAATCAAGTTTAAAACTTGGTACAACACATGTTTTGCCAGCTTTAATCACTTCTCCACATGAAAATATTCTCAGAGGAATTGATGCTACACGTAACTTCCTTTCAAAGAATCCAAATACTGGCGTATTGGGTATCCACCTCGAAGGTCCGTTTTTAAACCTTGCTAAACGTGGAGCTCATTTGGCACAATATATCCGAAAACCAAGCAATCAAGAACTTGAAGAAATTATCAAATATGGTAAGGATGTCATAAAACTTATGACTATCGCCGCTGAAAATTTTACTCCCGAACAAATCGAGATGCTTCTCGAAAGTGGTATTAATATCTCTCTTGGTCACTCAAATGCCACATATAAGGAAGCAAAATCGGCCTATAATCAAGGAATTAAACTTTGTACACATCTTTATAATGCTATGACTCAAATGGGGCATCGAGAGCCTGGCGTAGTGGGAGCAACTTTTGATAGCCCTGAAGTTTATGCTCCAATTATTTTAGATGGCTTTCATTGTGATTATGCCGCAGCTCGCATTGCTTATAAAATTAAACAAGATAAACTTTTCTTGATTTCTGATGCTCTGTTTGTTGGCGAAAAGGTAAAACAATTCCAATGGGGAGAATTTGATGCTTACTTAGAAAATGGCCAATATAGAAACTCAGAAGGAAATCTCGCTGGAGCTGCCGTATCAGTGGGTGATTGTGTTAAAAATGCAATAGTAAAAGTTGGAATTCCACTCGAAGAAGCGATTAAAATGGCTACTATCAGACCAGCTAAAGCATTAAAACTTGAGAATGAAATCGGTCAAATTAAAGAAGGATTTCCTGCCAAGTTTGTAGTTTTTGACGAAACTTTAAAAAGTTTTGAACCATTATTTTTGTAG
- a CDS encoding LytR/AlgR family response regulator transcription factor yields the protein MITFNAPEKHEITYLEADVNYTIFHLSNGKKVVSSSTLKKYAEDAHMSDFLRVHKSFLLNPNYITHFTQEGKTGLIKLSTGKLLRVSRRRMTMVKRQMISRSIL from the coding sequence ATGATAACCTTTAACGCTCCAGAAAAACATGAGATTACCTACCTCGAAGCCGATGTAAACTATACAATTTTTCATTTGTCTAATGGCAAAAAAGTTGTCTCATCATCTACTTTAAAAAAATATGCTGAAGACGCACACATGTCTGATTTTCTTCGTGTACATAAATCTTTTTTGCTCAATCCAAATTATATCACACATTTCACCCAAGAAGGGAAAACAGGCCTGATTAAATTATCAACGGGTAAACTTCTAAGGGTTTCTCGCAGAAGAATGACCATGGTAAAAAGGCAAATGATAAGTCGTTCAATTTTATAA
- a CDS encoding sensor histidine kinase, producing the protein MQNRQEKAALKSQYDQEILTSQLEVQNTTLQYIGQELHDNIGQLLSVAKINLNVLEETTQNTENEEYIKQTNELIELSIHELRALSKSLDGDFVHDFGLQESIAHELQRIKKTRKFETELVIHGEKYTLGYEREIVLFRIVQEILNNALKHSNAQAIVISISYTPNNFVLTVNDDGKGFDIETALKNELSQSGSGLRNIKRRAVLINFDCKIYSQINQGTKYVLSSTNLLKSK; encoded by the coding sequence GTGCAAAATCGCCAAGAAAAAGCAGCCCTAAAATCCCAATATGACCAAGAGATATTAACTTCACAACTAGAAGTACAGAATACAACTTTACAATATATTGGACAAGAACTACACGATAATATCGGACAGTTACTTTCAGTAGCTAAAATAAACCTCAATGTCTTAGAGGAAACCACCCAAAATACCGAAAATGAAGAATATATTAAGCAAACCAACGAACTTATAGAGTTGTCAATTCACGAATTAAGGGCATTGTCTAAGAGTCTCGATGGTGATTTTGTTCATGATTTCGGTCTTCAAGAAAGTATCGCTCATGAATTACAAAGGATAAAAAAAACAAGAAAATTCGAAACAGAACTGGTTATTCACGGAGAAAAATATACATTAGGTTACGAACGAGAAATTGTTCTTTTTCGAATCGTGCAAGAGATTTTGAATAATGCATTGAAACACTCAAATGCTCAAGCCATCGTAATTAGTATTAGTTACACGCCCAATAATTTTGTGCTTACAGTCAATGATGACGGAAAAGGCTTTGATATTGAAACCGCATTAAAAAATGAATTAAGCCAGTCAGGATCAGGTTTAAGAAATATAAAACGCCGGGCAGTTTTAATCAATTTTGATTGTAAGATTTATTCTCAGATTAATCAAGGTACAAAATATGTTTTATCTTCAACAAATCTCTTAAAAAGTAAATAG
- a CDS encoding response regulator transcription factor, translating into MIKVAIADDHQLVAKAISGLIQKLENYEVIYEVESGKELVRHFKLKMIPDIVLLDINMPEMDGYETALWLKNNYPEVKVLALSMYDKEEAIIGMLRNGARGYLLKGCRPSELKTALDALSEKGFYYTEFVTDKLIRGLNPEKIIDPIEQLGLNERETEFIKWACSELTYNEIADKMCVSPRTVDGYREQVFLKLNAKTRVGLVMEAIKLGLVKV; encoded by the coding sequence ATGATAAAAGTAGCCATTGCCGATGACCACCAATTAGTGGCAAAAGCTATCTCGGGTTTGATTCAAAAACTCGAAAACTATGAAGTTATTTATGAGGTTGAAAGTGGCAAGGAATTGGTTCGTCATTTTAAGTTAAAAATGATTCCAGATATTGTTTTACTTGATATAAATATGCCAGAAATGGATGGCTACGAAACTGCTCTTTGGCTGAAAAACAATTATCCAGAAGTAAAAGTATTGGCACTTTCTATGTATGATAAAGAGGAAGCTATTATCGGTATGCTACGTAATGGAGCCAGAGGTTATTTATTGAAGGGTTGCCGTCCTTCAGAGTTGAAAACCGCTTTAGACGCTTTGTCGGAAAAAGGATTTTATTATACTGAATTTGTCACTGACAAATTAATTAGAGGCCTAAATCCAGAAAAAATTATTGACCCAATCGAACAATTAGGTTTAAATGAGCGTGAAACTGAATTTATAAAATGGGCTTGTAGTGAACTTACCTATAATGAAATTGCCGATAAAATGTGTGTTAGCCCTCGAACAGTTGATGGCTATCGTGAACAAGTATTTTTAAAACTTAATGCCAAAACTCGTGTTGGACTTGTTATGGAAGCAATAAAATTGGGCTTAGTAAAGGTTTAA
- a CDS encoding alpha-E domain-containing protein, translating to MLSRVANSIYWINRYIERAENYARFVSVNLNLTLDAPGILTAQWEPLLIATADNYGFFEHYDFADRDTVIDYMTFDKRNPNSIYSCLANARENARTIRESITKEMWEHINTFYLKILETQSTKNWEVEQLLQFFEEIKEGCQLFFGIIDSTVTRNEGFHFGRLGRLLERADKTTRFLDVRYFTLLPDDQLMGSPQELLIWTSVLKSVSAFNMYRQQHRVINPSHIVEFLILDKSFPRSVAYCMRQAELSLYQISGRDINTGYSNSAEKELTRLRHEIEFTEVRDILKKGLHPYLDEFQIKNNTAANKIFDTYFDLKPVEV from the coding sequence ATGTTGAGTCGTGTCGCCAATTCCATTTATTGGATTAATCGTTACATTGAGCGTGCCGAAAACTACGCACGTTTTGTAAGTGTAAACCTTAATTTAACTCTCGATGCCCCCGGAATTCTGACTGCTCAGTGGGAGCCACTTCTTATTGCTACGGCTGATAACTATGGTTTTTTTGAACATTACGATTTTGCGGACCGCGATACAGTAATTGATTACATGACTTTTGATAAGCGGAATCCCAATTCGATTTATAGTTGTTTGGCCAATGCCCGTGAAAATGCTCGAACGATCCGTGAAAGCATAACAAAGGAGATGTGGGAACACATTAATACTTTCTATCTAAAGATTTTAGAAACACAATCGACTAAGAACTGGGAGGTTGAGCAACTATTACAGTTTTTTGAAGAAATTAAGGAGGGTTGCCAGTTGTTCTTTGGAATCATTGATTCTACCGTAACCCGTAATGAAGGTTTTCACTTTGGTCGGTTAGGTCGGCTTCTTGAACGTGCCGATAAAACTACTCGCTTTTTAGATGTTCGGTATTTTACTTTATTGCCAGATGACCAACTGATGGGTTCGCCACAAGAATTATTGATTTGGACATCCGTACTGAAATCGGTGAGTGCATTCAATATGTATCGTCAGCAGCACCGTGTTATCAACCCATCACATATTGTAGAATTCTTGATTCTTGATAAAAGTTTTCCTCGTTCGGTTGCTTATTGTATGCGTCAGGCAGAGCTATCATTGTACCAAATTTCGGGTAGAGATATCAATACAGGATATTCAAATTCTGCTGAAAAAGAGCTAACTCGCTTGAGACACGAAATTGAGTTTACAGAGGTAAGAGACATCTTAAAGAAAGGCCTACACCCATACTTAGACGAGTTTCAAATAAAAAACAATACTGCTGCTAACAAAATATTCGATACATATTTTGATTTGAAACCAGTTGAGGTTTGA